In Geminocystis sp. NIES-3708, a single window of DNA contains:
- a CDS encoding antibiotic biosynthesis monooxygenase, with amino-acid sequence MQEFSDFLRHKCAYVAIATFKPGKFPEAQKLFEEAVATYNKGFKGAYLFQKPNTDEGIAFIIWEKIEDMEENQGETYQKIMGEMKHLFASPPETDFYELSTEIKP; translated from the coding sequence GTCATAAATGTGCTTATGTTGCGATCGCAACTTTTAAACCGGGTAAATTTCCTGAAGCTCAAAAATTATTTGAAGAAGCTGTTGCTACCTATAATAAAGGTTTCAAAGGTGCATATTTATTTCAAAAACCCAATACTGATGAAGGAATAGCTTTCATTATTTGGGAAAAAATAGAAGATATGGAAGAAAACCAAGGAGAAACTTATCAGAAGATTATGGGAGAAATGAAACATTTATTTGCATCTCCTCCAGAAACCGATTTTTATGAATTATCGACAGAAATTAAACCTTAA
- a CDS encoding energy-coupling factor ABC transporter permease produces the protein MNTRLKNRICLGLMSGLTCFIIISSPNPAYAMHIAEGFLPVTWAIFWWIVTIPFLIFGFKSLSHITQKNPELKLLLALSGAFGFVLSALKIPSVTGSCSHPTGTGLGAILFGPSVMSVLGSLVLLFQAVLLAHGGLTTLGANAFSMAIVGPWVAFVVYSLIIRSGKQKLAIFLGATSGNLATYMVTSIQLAIVFPAVEGGVMASFIKFSGIFAITQIPLAISEGFLTVLVWNWLQSYAINELQTLKLLKIQEG, from the coding sequence ATGAATACACGCCTAAAAAATCGAATCTGCTTAGGTTTAATGTCAGGTTTGACTTGTTTTATAATTATTTCTTCTCCAAATCCAGCCTATGCCATGCACATCGCCGAGGGTTTTTTACCCGTGACATGGGCGATTTTTTGGTGGATTGTCACCATACCCTTTTTGATATTTGGGTTTAAATCTCTTTCTCATATTACACAAAAAAATCCCGAGTTAAAACTGCTTTTAGCTTTATCAGGGGCGTTTGGCTTTGTCTTATCAGCCTTGAAAATCCCTTCAGTGACTGGTAGTTGTTCTCATCCTACAGGTACGGGATTAGGGGCTATTTTATTTGGTCCTTCTGTAATGTCAGTTTTAGGTAGTTTAGTGTTACTATTTCAAGCAGTATTATTAGCCCATGGTGGTTTAACGACTTTAGGGGCAAATGCTTTTTCTATGGCTATTGTCGGTCCTTGGGTTGCTTTTGTTGTTTATAGTCTTATAATACGTAGCGGTAAACAAAAATTAGCGATTTTTTTGGGTGCAACTTCCGGAAATTTAGCGACTTATATGGTTACTTCTATTCAATTGGCGATAGTTTTTCCAGCTGTTGAAGGTGGTGTGATGGCTTCATTTATTAAATTTAGTGGTATTTTTGCCATTACTCAAATTCCCCTTGCTATCAGTGAAGGTTTCTTAACGGTGTTGGTATGGAATTGGCTACAATCTTACGCTATTAATGAGCTACAAACATTGAAATTATTAAAAATTCAAGAAGGATAA
- a CDS encoding energy-coupling factor ABC transporter substrate-binding protein, producing MDNKEVTTSQSKNKQSNWWLIFAVISLTVLPLVFVEGEFSGADGEAEELINEIQPNYKPWFKPLFEPASGEIESLLFASQAALGAGVIGYIIGLYKGRNK from the coding sequence ATGGACAATAAAGAAGTAACTACATCTCAATCTAAAAATAAACAAAGCAACTGGTGGTTAATTTTTGCCGTCATTAGTTTAACCGTGTTACCCTTAGTCTTTGTTGAAGGAGAATTTTCTGGTGCTGATGGAGAAGCAGAAGAATTAATTAACGAGATACAACCTAATTATAAACCTTGGTTTAAACCTTTATTTGAACCTGCTAGTGGCGAAATTGAAAGTCTTTTATTTGCTTCTCAGGCAGCACTGGGTGCAGGAGTTATCGGTTATATTATTGGACTTTATAAAGGGCGAAATAAATAG
- the cbiQ gene encoding cobalt ECF transporter T component CbiQ, with product MHHQIDSLAYGNKLRSLPPEHKLGFAILLFILGYISSWYIQILISIWLIIWVVIYGGIPLAFYCQLLAIPFGFWLMSLPPLLMGIGAFSSLNNFQQDIIFGFPLGDFFLYLSKQGISQSGMIFTRSWCLTSCMYFILLTIPFGEIITVLQKYKCPTLLTDLLLLMYRFIFILTTTASELITAQKSRFGYINWRRGMYSLSLAIAQLLTKSLENYRQISLGLTSRGFNGELRTWHSRRYRTNWRYLTEAIAGYSFLLVVVVRQNY from the coding sequence ATGCACCATCAAATTGACTCTTTAGCTTATGGTAATAAATTACGATCACTTCCACCAGAACATAAATTAGGATTTGCGATATTATTATTTATTTTAGGTTATATATCTTCTTGGTATATTCAGATTTTAATTAGTATTTGGTTAATAATTTGGGTAGTTATTTATGGGGGTATTCCCTTGGCTTTTTATTGTCAATTATTAGCAATTCCTTTTGGTTTTTGGTTGATGAGTTTGCCACCTTTACTTATGGGTATTGGTGCTTTTTCTTCCTTGAATAACTTTCAACAAGATATTATTTTTGGTTTCCCATTAGGTGATTTTTTCCTTTATCTGAGTAAGCAAGGAATTTCACAAAGTGGCATGATTTTTACTCGCTCATGGTGTTTAACTTCTTGTATGTATTTTATTCTTTTAACCATCCCCTTTGGAGAAATAATTACTGTTTTGCAAAAATATAAATGCCCTACTTTATTGACAGATTTATTATTATTAATGTATCGCTTTATTTTTATTTTAACTACCACTGCATCGGAATTAATTACGGCTCAAAAATCTCGCTTCGGTTATATTAATTGGCGTAGAGGAATGTATAGTTTAAGTTTGGCGATCGCACAACTATTAACAAAATCATTAGAAAATTATCGACAAATATCATTAGGATTAACATCCAGAGGATTTAATGGAGAATTACGAACATGGCATTCCCGTCGTTATCGAACCAATTGGCGTTATCTCACTGAAGCTATAGCAGGTTATAGTTTTTTATTGGTAGTAGTTGTGAGACAAAATTATTAA
- a CDS encoding energy-coupling factor ABC transporter ATP-binding protein: MIEFEDLFYTYPCSQKPTINNLSLQLNEGKRYGLIGNNGSGKTTFLRLANGLYRPNHGLIRISGKPLNYDRQSLKKWYQQVGLVFQDPEQQLVATTVEEDLSYGLCNLGIPNIEIEQRVAITLKDFNLEELAHFPVNYLSLGQKKRLAIADVMILKPKILLLDEPTAYLDPKQRKELIKQLDQIFKEGTTILLATHDLDFIYRWADWIFVMDRGKIALQGTPEEVFNQKDLLEQLDLDIPLELKLSKENK; encoded by the coding sequence ATGATAGAATTTGAAGACTTATTTTACACTTATCCCTGTAGTCAAAAACCTACTATTAACAACCTTTCATTACAACTTAATGAGGGGAAACGTTACGGTCTAATCGGTAATAATGGATCAGGTAAAACTACTTTTTTACGGTTAGCAAATGGCTTGTATCGCCCGAATCATGGACTTATTCGCATTTCAGGGAAGCCTTTAAATTACGATCGCCAATCCCTAAAAAAGTGGTATCAACAAGTAGGTCTTGTCTTTCAAGATCCTGAGCAACAATTAGTGGCTACTACAGTGGAAGAAGATTTATCCTATGGATTGTGTAATTTGGGGATACCAAATATAGAAATTGAGCAAAGAGTAGCTATTACTTTAAAAGATTTTAATTTAGAGGAATTAGCTCATTTTCCCGTTAATTATCTTAGTTTAGGGCAAAAAAAACGCTTGGCGATCGCCGATGTAATGATACTTAAACCAAAAATATTATTATTAGACGAACCAACAGCATACCTTGATCCGAAACAAAGAAAAGAATTAATTAAACAATTAGACCAAATTTTCAAGGAAGGCACAACCATCTTATTAGCCACCCATGATCTTGATTTTATTTATCGTTGGGCGGATTGGATTTTCGTCATGGATAGGGGAAAAATCGCTCTACAAGGTACACCTGAGGAAGTTTTTAACCAAAAAGATCTATTGGAACAATTAGACTTAGATATTCCTTTAGAATTAAAATTAAGTAAAGAAAACAAGTAG
- a CDS encoding photosystem I reaction center subunit II PsaD, which translates to MSETIQLTGQLPKFGGSTGGLLSAADREEKYAITWTSKKEQVFELPTGGAAIMNEGENLFYFARKEQCLALGTQLRTKFKPKIEDYKIYRIYPTGETQYLHPADGVFPEKVNEGREFHGKKDRSIGKNPEPVTLKFSGKAPYDV; encoded by the coding sequence ATGAGCGAAACAATTCAACTCACTGGACAATTACCTAAATTTGGTGGTAGCACTGGCGGTTTACTTTCTGCTGCTGACAGAGAGGAAAAATATGCTATTACTTGGACAAGTAAAAAAGAGCAAGTTTTTGAATTACCTACTGGTGGCGCAGCCATTATGAATGAAGGTGAAAATTTATTCTATTTTGCCCGTAAAGAGCAATGTTTGGCTTTAGGCACTCAACTGCGCACCAAATTTAAGCCCAAAATTGAAGATTATAAAATTTACCGTATTTATCCTACTGGTGAAACTCAATATCTTCATCCTGCTGATGGTGTATTTCCTGAGAAAGTTAATGAAGGTCGTGAATTTCATGGGAAAAAAGACAGAAGCATTGGTAAAAATCCTGAGCCTGTCACTCTCAAATTTTCTGGCAAAGCACCTTACGACGTATAG
- a CDS encoding ABC transporter ATP-binding protein/permease, translating to MRGFNFSVFSRFWAIAKLYWLGSEKKGAFILLGILGLLLIGYTQLSVLLNTAQGDLISTLSAKNETKFWQTVLRFLLILVVYVPLFAGFSYTQSKLGLYWRRWLTENFLNKYFTNRSFYQLAVKNIEIDNPDQRISEDIRSFTQDSLLFLLVVVQSVLQVVAFSAVLWSISQKLVIFLLVYAIVGTLITTGVFGKKLVTLNFGQLQKEANFRFGLVRVRENSESIAFYQGEIQEKNNLNNLFTDLFNNFNSLIIWQELYLGLFINTFEFLPYVIPAIVVAPSVLSGELEVGKVSEATGAFARVFFSLNIIVSRFQSLTTFAAGINRLSTFHQFLSPEEKGDLLTKVNPENRTIDTIENGQLAIEHLTLQTPNYQNTLIENVSLNLPQGKGLLIMGTSGCGKSSLLRAIAGLWNSGTGAIFRPELNQMLFLPQRPYMIIGTLREQLIYPSLEKEITETELENILNLVNLPNLADKFGGFKVEKDWGEVLSLGEQQRVAFARILINQPRYAILDEATSALDAKNEENLYKHLLETNTTFISVGHRESLRTYHQLLLQISDNKSWQISTINDSP from the coding sequence ATGCGTGGTTTTAATTTTAGTGTTTTTAGTCGCTTTTGGGCGATCGCCAAATTATATTGGTTAGGAAGTGAAAAAAAAGGTGCATTTATTCTTTTAGGAATATTAGGATTATTATTGATTGGTTATACTCAATTAAGCGTTTTATTAAATACAGCCCAAGGAGATTTAATCTCTACTTTATCAGCTAAAAATGAAACTAAATTTTGGCAAACCGTATTAAGATTTTTGTTGATTTTAGTAGTTTATGTACCTTTATTTGCTGGTTTTTCTTACACTCAAAGTAAGTTAGGTTTATATTGGCGAAGATGGTTAACAGAAAACTTTTTAAATAAGTATTTTACTAATAGATCTTTCTATCAATTAGCGGTAAAAAATATAGAAATTGATAACCCAGATCAACGAATTTCAGAAGACATTAGAAGTTTTACTCAAGATTCTTTACTATTTTTATTAGTAGTTGTGCAATCAGTTTTACAAGTAGTTGCTTTTAGTGCTGTTTTATGGTCAATTTCGCAAAAATTAGTTATCTTTTTATTAGTTTATGCCATCGTCGGAACGTTAATAACAACAGGAGTTTTTGGCAAAAAATTAGTTACATTAAACTTTGGGCAATTGCAAAAAGAAGCTAACTTTCGTTTCGGTTTAGTAAGGGTAAGAGAAAATTCTGAATCTATCGCTTTTTATCAAGGAGAAATTCAAGAAAAGAACAACTTAAATAACCTATTTACTGATTTATTTAATAACTTTAATTCATTAATTATTTGGCAAGAATTATATTTAGGATTATTCATTAATACTTTTGAATTTTTACCTTACGTTATTCCCGCCATTGTGGTTGCTCCTAGTGTTTTATCAGGAGAATTAGAAGTAGGAAAAGTTAGTGAAGCAACGGGTGCTTTTGCGAGGGTATTTTTCTCATTAAATATTATCGTTAGTCGTTTTCAATCCCTAACAACTTTTGCGGCAGGAATTAATCGTTTATCTACTTTTCATCAATTTTTATCTCCTGAAGAAAAAGGTGATTTATTAACAAAAGTCAATCCTGAAAATAGAACTATTGATACTATTGAAAATGGACAATTAGCTATCGAACATTTAACTCTACAAACTCCTAATTATCAAAACACATTAATAGAAAATGTGAGTTTAAATTTACCTCAAGGAAAAGGTTTATTAATTATGGGTACAAGTGGTTGCGGTAAGAGTTCATTATTGCGTGCGATCGCAGGATTGTGGAATTCAGGCACAGGAGCAATTTTTCGCCCAGAATTAAACCAAATGCTCTTTTTACCTCAACGCCCTTACATGATTATAGGCACATTAAGAGAACAATTAATTTATCCTAGTCTCGAAAAAGAGATTACAGAAACAGAGTTAGAAAATATCTTAAATTTAGTCAATTTACCGAATTTAGCTGATAAATTTGGTGGTTTTAAGGTAGAAAAAGACTGGGGTGAGGTGTTATCTTTAGGTGAACAACAAAGAGTTGCTTTTGCTCGTATTTTGATTAATCAACCACGGTACGCTATTCTTGATGAAGCAACAAGTGCCTTAGATGCTAAAAATGAAGAGAATTTATACAAACATCTTTTAGAGACAAACACGACTTTTATTAGCGTTGGGCATCGTGAAAGTTTAAGGACTTATCATCAATTATTATTACAAATATCTGATAATAAATCATGGCAAATATCAACCATTAATGATTCACCATGA
- a CDS encoding ABC transporter permease, with protein sequence MSRSKSLQYYIFARILLAPLMIWTIITIVFLLLRATPGDPADAILGTRAPQSAKDALREELGLNAPLWLQYFRYLIQVLNFNLGTSLSSRGQNVWDVIQEYFPATVELSLFAIIVAITIGVSIGIISASRPNTLFDIGGRLFGIITYSLPLFWVGMIMQLIFAVQLRWFPLGTRFPVGMPTPKTITGLYTLDSLFSFNFAQFFTSIYYLVLPCITLGLLLSGIFERIVRVNLKQTLKSEYVEAARARGIQENTILISHALKNALIPVITVMGLTFAALLGGAVLTEVTFSWPGLGNRLYEAISLRDYPTVQGIMVFFGIIVVFASILIDIINALIDPRIRY encoded by the coding sequence ATGTCTCGCTCTAAATCTTTACAATACTATATCTTCGCCCGTATTCTCTTAGCACCCTTAATGATATGGACAATTATCACTATCGTTTTTTTATTATTAAGGGCAACTCCGGGAGATCCGGCAGATGCTATACTTGGTACTAGGGCACCTCAATCTGCGAAAGATGCTTTGAGAGAGGAATTAGGTTTAAATGCACCTTTATGGTTACAATATTTTCGCTATTTAATACAAGTTCTTAATTTTAATCTTGGCACATCTTTAAGTAGCCGAGGACAAAATGTTTGGGACGTAATTCAAGAATATTTTCCCGCTACCGTCGAATTATCCTTATTTGCCATTATCGTGGCGATAACTATAGGTGTAAGTATTGGTATTATTTCAGCATCTCGTCCCAATACTCTGTTTGACATAGGAGGCAGACTATTTGGAATCATAACCTATTCTTTACCATTATTTTGGGTAGGAATGATTATGCAACTAATTTTTGCAGTACAATTACGTTGGTTTCCCCTTGGCACTAGGTTTCCCGTAGGAATGCCTACTCCCAAAACCATCACAGGATTATACACTTTAGATAGTTTATTCTCATTTAATTTTGCTCAATTTTTCACCTCTATTTATTATTTAGTATTGCCATGTATTACATTAGGGCTTTTGTTAAGTGGTATTTTTGAGCGTATTGTAAGAGTAAACTTAAAGCAAACATTAAAATCTGAGTATGTAGAAGCGGCTAGGGCTAGGGGAATTCAAGAAAATACGATTTTAATATCTCACGCCCTTAAGAATGCCTTAATTCCTGTTATAACCGTCATGGGATTAACTTTTGCGGCTCTATTAGGTGGAGCAGTGTTAACAGAAGTTACTTTTTCGTGGCCTGGTTTAGGTAATAGATTATATGAGGCTATTTCTTTAAGAGATTATCCTACCGTACAAGGAATTATGGTATTTTTCGGTATAATTGTCGTGTTTGCTAGTATTTTAATTGATATTATTAATGCTTTGATTGATCCCAGAATCAGATATTGA
- the nusB gene encoding transcription antitermination factor NusB translates to MSIRQQPRRTARILSLLSLSQIRAKSEQIDDIEINDLILSAIRTLSVEIESTIETASDELNRSNDQLFKSETRATNLGSARSMLKESIALTQKAINRLGSIIEIPEFVQLSRQHEVREYALELIGTVDRRRVEIEAILNEVMVDWTLNRLTQIDANILRLAVAEMAFLNVDHKVAINEAIEIAKSYSDDDGYRFINGVLRKVSDKLTKMIKS, encoded by the coding sequence ATGTCCATTCGCCAACAACCAAGAAGAACAGCTAGAATATTGTCCTTACTTAGTTTAAGTCAAATTAGAGCAAAATCAGAACAGATTGATGATATAGAAATTAATGATCTAATTCTTAGTGCCATTCGTACATTATCTGTTGAGATTGAAAGCACTATTGAAACAGCATCCGATGAATTAAATCGCAGTAATGATCAATTATTTAAAAGTGAAACTCGTGCTACTAATTTAGGTAGTGCTAGAAGTATGCTCAAAGAGTCTATTGCTTTAACTCAAAAAGCCATTAATCGTCTTGGTAGTATTATTGAGATTCCTGAATTTGTACAATTATCTCGTCAACATGAAGTTAGGGAATATGCTTTAGAATTAATTGGTACGGTTGATCGTCGTCGTGTAGAAATAGAAGCTATTTTAAATGAAGTAATGGTAGATTGGACTCTGAATCGTTTAACCCAAATAGACGCTAATATTCTACGTTTAGCTGTGGCTGAAATGGCTTTTTTAAACGTTGATCATAAAGTAGCTATCAATGAAGCTATTGAAATTGCCAAAAGTTATTCTGACGATGACGGTTATCGTTTTATCAATGGCGTTTTAAGAAAAGTCAGTGATAAATTAACCAAAATGATCAAAAGTTAA
- a CDS encoding diguanylate cyclase domain-containing protein, translating into MNKKIIILDDLVEQSQFFLRLLHEANYKVFITEEESELLDSISNQKPDIILLSATLKDKDCYLICKKIKLLEISENIPVIFINRDQRYFDAETMFNSGGSDYINYPFSSGEILHRISTQIKLKSLQEALTEKTNQLHKLIPHYQKLKLALEKSKLELANITQKDQSSFLPQKEEFAKILEQEWLRGARQRSSFGDLAGTNISLIMAKINDFTVYQNNHEKDLIDNCLNILGKTLQSVVKRPGDVVGTFSQGLFVILLPNTDQDGAEKVAQMVNSKLESLQIPHHYSNFSEYISCSFGIATGIPSQALPPTVLIEVAENALNTALSHQQTNIIVIDNF; encoded by the coding sequence ATGAATAAAAAAATTATTATTTTAGACGATTTAGTAGAACAAAGTCAGTTTTTTTTAAGATTACTTCATGAAGCTAATTATAAGGTATTTATTACAGAAGAAGAATCAGAACTTTTAGACTCAATTTCTAATCAAAAGCCTGATATTATTTTGTTAAGTGCCACCTTAAAAGATAAAGATTGTTATTTAATTTGTAAAAAAATTAAGTTGTTAGAAATCAGCGAAAATATACCAGTTATTTTTATTAATAGAGATCAACGTTATTTTGATGCTGAAACCATGTTTAATTCAGGTGGTTCTGATTATATAAATTATCCTTTTAGTTCTGGAGAAATTTTACATCGAATTTCAACTCAGATAAAACTAAAAAGTTTACAAGAAGCACTCACAGAAAAAACCAATCAATTACACAAATTAATTCCTCATTACCAAAAATTAAAATTAGCCTTAGAAAAATCTAAATTAGAATTAGCAAATATTACTCAAAAAGATCAGTCTAGTTTTTTACCACAAAAAGAAGAATTTGCAAAAATTTTAGAACAAGAATGGTTAAGGGGCGCACGTCAAAGATCTTCTTTCGGGGATTTAGCTGGAACAAATATTTCTTTGATTATGGCTAAAATTAATGATTTTACTGTTTATCAAAATAATCATGAAAAAGATTTAATTGATAATTGTCTCAATATTCTCGGTAAAACCTTACAATCAGTGGTAAAAAGACCGGGGGATGTAGTTGGTACTTTTAGTCAAGGTTTATTTGTAATTTTATTACCGAATACTGATCAAGATGGTGCTGAAAAAGTTGCACAAATGGTTAATTCTAAATTAGAAAGTTTACAAATTCCTCATCATTACTCTAATTTTAGTGAGTATATCAGTTGTAGCTTTGGCATCGCTACGGGTATCCCTAGTCAGGCTTTACCCCCCACTGTTTTAATTGAAGTAGCCGAAAATGCTCTTAATACTGCTTTATCTCATCAGCAAACTAATATTATTGTTATTGACAATTTTTAA
- the tadA gene encoding tRNA adenosine(34) deaminase TadA — MIELQHHQYWMNQALVLAEKAGNEGEIPVGAVIIDQNYKLIASAYNQKEKFQDCTAHAEIIAIRHACKKLDSWRLNNCTLYVTLEPCFMCAGAIIHSRLKTLVYAVDDFKTGCIRTVMNLPDSFVSNHNLQVFAGIQEKASRELLQSWFNNRRLYR, encoded by the coding sequence ATGATAGAATTACAACATCATCAATATTGGATGAATCAAGCGTTAGTATTAGCCGAAAAAGCTGGAAATGAAGGGGAAATTCCAGTTGGTGCAGTTATTATAGATCAAAATTATAAATTAATTGCATCAGCTTACAATCAGAAAGAAAAATTCCAAGATTGTACTGCCCATGCAGAAATTATCGCCATTCGTCATGCTTGTAAAAAATTGGATAGTTGGCGTTTAAATAATTGTACATTATATGTAACTCTTGAACCTTGTTTTATGTGTGCTGGAGCAATTATTCATTCTCGTCTCAAAACTTTAGTTTATGCAGTAGATGACTTTAAAACTGGTTGTATTCGTACTGTAATGAATCTTCCCGATAGTTTTGTTTCTAATCATAATTTACAAGTATTTGCTGGTATTCAAGAAAAAGCTAGTCGAGAATTATTACAATCTTGGTTTAACAATCGTCGTTTATATCGTTAA
- a CDS encoding DUF3611 family protein, whose protein sequence is MTRDSELAQSLPPAVQKVSKNLQRWGFWSFWLQLILGIISTVTLLFATPALFKTEQDVQNVQFGIFSAFISIVLLVVAIYTSFRYNKIGKKIENKDPAMRPKKSETIGLIKFGLIFNLVGMLFAIIGAETLVGLSLAKLLTLSPQLIGSNPQLFVNSLDLLIIQANTNTIGAHFAGIVTSLILINRISN, encoded by the coding sequence ATGACTAGAGATTCCGAACTGGCTCAATCTTTACCTCCTGCGGTACAAAAAGTATCGAAAAATTTGCAACGGTGGGGATTTTGGAGTTTTTGGCTACAGTTGATTTTAGGGATTATTTCTACGGTTACTCTTTTGTTTGCCACTCCCGCTTTATTTAAAACAGAACAAGATGTACAAAATGTTCAATTCGGGATTTTTTCGGCTTTTATTAGTATTGTTCTTTTAGTTGTAGCTATTTATACATCTTTTCGTTACAACAAAATTGGCAAAAAAATCGAAAATAAAGATCCAGCAATGCGCCCGAAAAAGTCTGAAACCATCGGATTAATTAAATTTGGATTGATTTTTAATTTGGTTGGAATGCTTTTTGCGATTATCGGTGCAGAAACTTTAGTTGGTTTATCCTTGGCGAAATTATTAACATTATCACCTCAGTTAATTGGTTCTAATCCTCAATTATTTGTTAATTCTCTGGATTTATTAATCATTCAAGCCAATACGAACACCATCGGAGCTCATTTTGCTGGGATAGTAACTTCTTTGATTTTAATTAATCGCATTAGTAATTAA
- a CDS encoding RNA polymerase sigma factor, RpoD/SigA family: protein MSTAKVTAKINDIDKRKVNTVDMVRTYLQEIGKVPLLSHEQEIIFGKQVQHMMALYNVQENLTEKLGRQPSIEEWSNAVNKTPNEIKKIIHQGKRAKQKMIEANLRLVVAIAKKYQKRNMEFLDLIQEGSLGLERGVEKFDPTKGFKFSTYAYWWIRQAITRAIAQQARTIRLPIHITEKLNKIKKTQRELSQKLGRSPSPNEIAIALELEPAQIREYFSIARQPISLDVKVGDNQDTELSELLEDDGISPDAYITQELMRQDLHKLLGELTPQQQQVVKLRFGLEDGKELSLAKIGQRMSISRERVRQLEQQALAHLRKKRSSVKEYIVAN from the coding sequence ATGTCCACTGCCAAAGTTACCGCTAAAATAAACGACATTGATAAACGCAAAGTCAATACAGTAGATATGGTGCGTACCTATCTGCAAGAAATCGGTAAAGTCCCTCTGTTAAGTCATGAGCAGGAAATTATTTTTGGAAAGCAAGTACAGCACATGATGGCTTTGTACAATGTACAGGAAAATTTAACTGAAAAATTAGGTCGTCAACCGAGTATCGAAGAATGGTCTAATGCTGTCAATAAAACCCCTAATGAAATCAAAAAAATTATTCATCAAGGTAAACGCGCCAAACAAAAAATGATTGAGGCAAATTTACGTTTAGTGGTGGCGATCGCTAAAAAATATCAAAAAAGAAATATGGAATTTTTAGACCTAATCCAAGAAGGGAGTTTAGGTTTAGAAAGAGGTGTGGAAAAATTTGATCCTACTAAAGGCTTCAAGTTTTCTACTTATGCTTACTGGTGGATTCGTCAAGCTATTACCCGTGCCATCGCTCAACAAGCGAGAACTATTCGTTTACCAATTCATATTACAGAGAAACTCAATAAAATCAAAAAAACTCAGAGGGAATTATCTCAAAAATTAGGTAGAAGCCCATCCCCCAATGAAATCGCCATAGCTTTAGAATTAGAACCTGCTCAAATCAGGGAATATTTCAGTATAGCCCGTCAACCGATTTCTTTAGATGTTAAAGTGGGGGATAATCAGGATACCGAATTATCTGAATTGTTAGAAGATGATGGTATTTCTCCTGATGCTTATATCACTCAAGAATTGATGCGTCAAGATTTACATAAATTGTTAGGAGAATTAACACCTCAACAGCAACAAGTAGTAAAACTAAGATTCGGTTTAGAAGACGGTAAAGAACTATCTTTAGCCAAAATCGGTCAAAGAATGAGTATTAGTAGAGAAAGAGTACGTCAATTAGAACAACAAGCATTGGCACATCTACGAAAAAAACGTAGTAGTGTAAAAGAATATATTGTCGCTAATTAA